The following nucleotide sequence is from Candidatus Obscuribacterales bacterium.
CCGTTGCTCGGGGTCTGGAAGACCTCGCCGCTCAGGAACTAGAGTCCCTCGGCGCGCAGCATGTATCAACCACCTTTGCGGGAGTTGGCTTTGAGGGCGATCGCTCCCTTCTTTACCGCGTCAATCTCTGGGCGCGGCTGCCGTTTCGGATCTTGATGCAGCTCACTACCTTTTCCTGCGCCAATGATA
It contains:
- a CDS encoding THUMP domain-containing protein; translated protein: MTQYFATVARGLEDLAAQELESLGAQHVSTTFAGVGFEGDRSLLYRVNLWARLPFRILMQLTTFSCANDKALYRGIQSIDWSQYLTPEQTLAVRATGKNPQLNHTHFSAL